In a single window of the Lagenorhynchus albirostris chromosome 19, mLagAlb1.1, whole genome shotgun sequence genome:
- the SHKBP1 gene encoding SH3KBP1-binding protein 1 isoform X2 produces MAAAAPAADGVPGRGPPGEVIHLNVGGKRFSTSRQTLTWIPDSFFSSLLSGRISTLKDETGAIFIDRDPTVFAPILNFLRTKELDPRGIHGSSLLHEAQFYGLTPLVRRLQLREELDRSSCGNVLFNGYLPPPVFPVKRRNRHSLVGPQQGGGRPAPVRRSNTMPPNLGNAGLLGRMLDEKAPPSPSGLPEEPGMVRLVCGHHNWIAVAYTQFLVCYRLKEASGWQLVFSSPRLDWPIERLALTARVLSGALGEHDKMVAAATGSEILLWALQAEGGGSEIGVFHLGVPVEALFFVGNQLIATSHTGRIGVWNAVTKHWQVQEVQPITSYDAAGSFLLLGCNNGSVYYVDVQKFPLRMKDNDLLVSELYRDPAEDGVTALSVYLTPKTSDSGNWIEIAYGTSSGGVRVIVQHPETVGSGPQLFQTFTVHRSPVTKIMLSEKHLISVCADNNHVRTWSVTRFRGMISTQPGSTPLASFKILALESADGHGGCSAGNDIGPYGERDDQQVFIQKVVPNASQLFVRLSSTGQRVCSVRSVDGSPTTAFTVLECEGSRRLGSRPRRYLLTGQANGSLAMWDLTTAMVGLGQAPGGLTEEELLEQLEQCELAPLASFRGAPPSPSPRTSLTSLHSAFSSASLSSRRGSPSPPQAEARRRWGGSFVERCQELVRSGPEPRRPPTPAPRPSAGLGAPLAPPKMKLTETSF; encoded by the exons ATGGCAGCCGCGGCCCCTGCAGCAGACGGGGTCCCAGGTCGGGGACCTCCCGGGGAGGTGATTCATCTGAACGTGGGAGGCAAAAG ATTCAGTACCTCTCGCCAGACTCTCACCTGGATCCCAGACTCCTTCTTCTCCAG TCTTCTGAGCGGACGCATCTCAACACTGAAAGATGAGACCGGAGCC ATCTTCATCGACAGGGACCCCACCGTCTTCGCCCCTATCCTCAACTTCCTGCGCACCAAAGAGTTGGACCCCAG GGGTATCCACGGTTCCAGCCTCCTCCACGAAGCCCAGTTCTATGGACTCACTCCTCTGG TTCGTCGTCTGCAGCTTCGGGAAGAGTTGGATCGATCTTCTTGCGGAAACGTCCTCTTCAATGGTTACCTGCCTCCACCAG TGTTCCCGGTGAAGCGGCGGAACAGGCATAGCCTGGTGGGGCCCCAGCAAGGAGGGGGACGCCCAGCCCCTGTTCGACGGAGCAACACGATGCCCCCCAACCTGGGCAATGCAGGGCTGCTGGGCCGAATGCTAGATGAgaaagcccctccctccccatcag GGCTACCAGAGGAGCCGGGAATGGTGCGCCTGGTGTGTGGACACCACAACTGGATCGCCGTGGCCTATACCCAGTTTCTTGTCTGCTATAG GCTGAAGGAAGCCTCTGGCTGGCAGCTGGTGTTTTCCAGTCCCCGCCTGGACTGGCCCATAGAGCGACTGGCACTCACAGCCCGGGTGCTCAGTGGGGCCCTGGGTGAGCATGACAAGATGGTGGCAGCAGCCACGGGCAGCGAGATTCTGCTGTGGGCTCTGCAGGCAGAAGGCGGCGGCTCTGAGATAG GAGTCTTCCATCTGGGCGTGCCTGTGGAGGCCTTATTCTTCGTCGGGAACCAGCTCATCGCCACAAGCCACACAGGGCGCATCGGGGTGTGGAATGCCGTCACCAAGCACTGGCAG gtccAGGAGGTGCAGCCCATCACCAGTTACGATGCTGCaggctccttcctcctcctgggcTGCAACAACGGCTCCGTCTACTACGTGG ATGTGCAGAAATTCCCCCTGCGCATGAAGGACAATGACCTCCTTGTCAGCGAGCTCTACCGGGACCCGGCGGAGGATGGAGTCACAGCCCTGAGTGTCTACCTCACTCCAAAGACCA GTGACAGTGGGAACTGGATTGAGATCGCCTACGGCACGAGCTCAGGGGGTGTGCGTGTCATCGTGCAGCATCCCGAGACCGTGGGCTCGGGGCCTCAGCTCTTTCAGACCTTCACCGTGCACCGCAGCCCCGTCACCAAGATCATGCTGTCAGAGAAGCACCTCATCTCAG TCTGTGCCGACAACAACCACGTGCGGACGTGGTCTGTGACTCGCTTCCGTGGCATGATTTCCACCCAGCCTGGCTCCACCCCGCTCGCTTCATTCAAGATCCTGGCGCTGGAATCGGCCGACGGGCATGGCGGCTGCAGTGCTGGCAATGACATTG GCCCCTACGGCGAGCGGGACGACCAGCAAGTGTTCATTCAGAAGGTGGTACCGAATGCCAGCCAGCTCTTCGTGCGTCTTTCCTCCACTGGTCAGCG GGTGTGCTCCGTGCGCTCCGTGGACGGCTCGCCCACCACCGCCTTCACAGTGCTCGAGTGTGAGGGCTCCCGGAGGCTGGGCTCCCGGCCCCGGCGCTACCTGCTCACTGGCCAGGCCAACGGCAGCTTGGCCATGTGGGACCTGACCACCGCCATGGTCGGCCTCGGCCAGGCGCCTG GAGGCCTGACAGAGGAAGAGCTGCTGGAACAGCTGGAGCAGTGCGAACTAGCACCGCTGGCTTCCTTCAGGGgtgctccccccagcccctcgcCCCGGACCTCTCTCACCAG TCTCCACTCAGCCTTCAGCAGCGCCTCCCTGTCCAGCCGCCGTGGGAGCCCGAGCCCCCCACAGGCTGAGGCCCGGCGCCGCTGGGGAGGCAGCTTCGTGGAACGCTGCCAGGAACTGGTGCGGAGCGGGCCGGAGCCCCGGCGGCCACCGACACCGGCCCCCCGGCCCTCCGCGGGTCTCGGGGCTCCCCTTGCACCCCCCAAGATGAAGCTCACTGAAACTTCCTTCTGA
- the SHKBP1 gene encoding SH3KBP1-binding protein 1 isoform X1 codes for MAAAAPAADGVPGRGPPGEVIHLNVGGKRFSTSRQTLTWIPDSFFSSLLSGRISTLKDETGAIFIDRDPTVFAPILNFLRTKELDPRGIHGSSLLHEAQFYGLTPLVRRLQLREELDRSSCGNVLFNGYLPPPVFPVKRRNRHSLVGPQQGGGRPAPVRRSNTMPPNLGNAGLLGRMLDEKAPPSPSGLPEEPGMVRLVCGHHNWIAVAYTQFLVCYRLKEASGWQLVFSSPRLDWPIERLALTARVLSGALGEHDKMVAAATGSEILLWALQAEGGGSEIGVFHLGVPVEALFFVGNQLIATSHTGRIGVWNAVTKHWQVQEVQPITSYDAAGSFLLLGCNNGSVYYVDVQKFPLRMKDNDLLVSELYRDPAEDGVTALSVYLTPKTSDSGNWIEIAYGTSSGGVRVIVQHPETVGSGPQLFQTFTVHRSPVTKIMLSEKHLISVCADNNHVRTWSVTRFRGMISTQPGSTPLASFKILALESADGHGGCSAGNDIGPYGERDDQQVFIQKVVPNASQLFVRLSSTGQRVCSVRSVDGSPTTAFTVLECEGSRRLGSRPRRYLLTGQANGSLAMWDLTTAMVGLGQAPAGGLTEEELLEQLEQCELAPLASFRGAPPSPSPRTSLTSLHSAFSSASLSSRRGSPSPPQAEARRRWGGSFVERCQELVRSGPEPRRPPTPAPRPSAGLGAPLAPPKMKLTETSF; via the exons ATGGCAGCCGCGGCCCCTGCAGCAGACGGGGTCCCAGGTCGGGGACCTCCCGGGGAGGTGATTCATCTGAACGTGGGAGGCAAAAG ATTCAGTACCTCTCGCCAGACTCTCACCTGGATCCCAGACTCCTTCTTCTCCAG TCTTCTGAGCGGACGCATCTCAACACTGAAAGATGAGACCGGAGCC ATCTTCATCGACAGGGACCCCACCGTCTTCGCCCCTATCCTCAACTTCCTGCGCACCAAAGAGTTGGACCCCAG GGGTATCCACGGTTCCAGCCTCCTCCACGAAGCCCAGTTCTATGGACTCACTCCTCTGG TTCGTCGTCTGCAGCTTCGGGAAGAGTTGGATCGATCTTCTTGCGGAAACGTCCTCTTCAATGGTTACCTGCCTCCACCAG TGTTCCCGGTGAAGCGGCGGAACAGGCATAGCCTGGTGGGGCCCCAGCAAGGAGGGGGACGCCCAGCCCCTGTTCGACGGAGCAACACGATGCCCCCCAACCTGGGCAATGCAGGGCTGCTGGGCCGAATGCTAGATGAgaaagcccctccctccccatcag GGCTACCAGAGGAGCCGGGAATGGTGCGCCTGGTGTGTGGACACCACAACTGGATCGCCGTGGCCTATACCCAGTTTCTTGTCTGCTATAG GCTGAAGGAAGCCTCTGGCTGGCAGCTGGTGTTTTCCAGTCCCCGCCTGGACTGGCCCATAGAGCGACTGGCACTCACAGCCCGGGTGCTCAGTGGGGCCCTGGGTGAGCATGACAAGATGGTGGCAGCAGCCACGGGCAGCGAGATTCTGCTGTGGGCTCTGCAGGCAGAAGGCGGCGGCTCTGAGATAG GAGTCTTCCATCTGGGCGTGCCTGTGGAGGCCTTATTCTTCGTCGGGAACCAGCTCATCGCCACAAGCCACACAGGGCGCATCGGGGTGTGGAATGCCGTCACCAAGCACTGGCAG gtccAGGAGGTGCAGCCCATCACCAGTTACGATGCTGCaggctccttcctcctcctgggcTGCAACAACGGCTCCGTCTACTACGTGG ATGTGCAGAAATTCCCCCTGCGCATGAAGGACAATGACCTCCTTGTCAGCGAGCTCTACCGGGACCCGGCGGAGGATGGAGTCACAGCCCTGAGTGTCTACCTCACTCCAAAGACCA GTGACAGTGGGAACTGGATTGAGATCGCCTACGGCACGAGCTCAGGGGGTGTGCGTGTCATCGTGCAGCATCCCGAGACCGTGGGCTCGGGGCCTCAGCTCTTTCAGACCTTCACCGTGCACCGCAGCCCCGTCACCAAGATCATGCTGTCAGAGAAGCACCTCATCTCAG TCTGTGCCGACAACAACCACGTGCGGACGTGGTCTGTGACTCGCTTCCGTGGCATGATTTCCACCCAGCCTGGCTCCACCCCGCTCGCTTCATTCAAGATCCTGGCGCTGGAATCGGCCGACGGGCATGGCGGCTGCAGTGCTGGCAATGACATTG GCCCCTACGGCGAGCGGGACGACCAGCAAGTGTTCATTCAGAAGGTGGTACCGAATGCCAGCCAGCTCTTCGTGCGTCTTTCCTCCACTGGTCAGCG GGTGTGCTCCGTGCGCTCCGTGGACGGCTCGCCCACCACCGCCTTCACAGTGCTCGAGTGTGAGGGCTCCCGGAGGCTGGGCTCCCGGCCCCGGCGCTACCTGCTCACTGGCCAGGCCAACGGCAGCTTGGCCATGTGGGACCTGACCACCGCCATGGTCGGCCTCGGCCAGGCGCCTG CAGGAGGCCTGACAGAGGAAGAGCTGCTGGAACAGCTGGAGCAGTGCGAACTAGCACCGCTGGCTTCCTTCAGGGgtgctccccccagcccctcgcCCCGGACCTCTCTCACCAG TCTCCACTCAGCCTTCAGCAGCGCCTCCCTGTCCAGCCGCCGTGGGAGCCCGAGCCCCCCACAGGCTGAGGCCCGGCGCCGCTGGGGAGGCAGCTTCGTGGAACGCTGCCAGGAACTGGTGCGGAGCGGGCCGGAGCCCCGGCGGCCACCGACACCGGCCCCCCGGCCCTCCGCGGGTCTCGGGGCTCCCCTTGCACCCCCCAAGATGAAGCTCACTGAAACTTCCTTCTGA
- the SHKBP1 gene encoding SH3KBP1-binding protein 1 isoform X3 produces MRPEPGIHGSSLLHEAQFYGLTPLVRRLQLREELDRSSCGNVLFNGYLPPPVFPVKRRNRHSLVGPQQGGGRPAPVRRSNTMPPNLGNAGLLGRMLDEKAPPSPSGLPEEPGMVRLVCGHHNWIAVAYTQFLVCYRLKEASGWQLVFSSPRLDWPIERLALTARVLSGALGEHDKMVAAATGSEILLWALQAEGGGSEIGVFHLGVPVEALFFVGNQLIATSHTGRIGVWNAVTKHWQVQEVQPITSYDAAGSFLLLGCNNGSVYYVDVQKFPLRMKDNDLLVSELYRDPAEDGVTALSVYLTPKTSDSGNWIEIAYGTSSGGVRVIVQHPETVGSGPQLFQTFTVHRSPVTKIMLSEKHLISVCADNNHVRTWSVTRFRGMISTQPGSTPLASFKILALESADGHGGCSAGNDIGPYGERDDQQVFIQKVVPNASQLFVRLSSTGQRVCSVRSVDGSPTTAFTVLECEGSRRLGSRPRRYLLTGQANGSLAMWDLTTAMVGLGQAPAGGLTEEELLEQLEQCELAPLASFRGAPPSPSPRTSLTSLHSAFSSASLSSRRGSPSPPQAEARRRWGGSFVERCQELVRSGPEPRRPPTPAPRPSAGLGAPLAPPKMKLTETSF; encoded by the exons ATGAGACCGGAGCC GGGTATCCACGGTTCCAGCCTCCTCCACGAAGCCCAGTTCTATGGACTCACTCCTCTGG TTCGTCGTCTGCAGCTTCGGGAAGAGTTGGATCGATCTTCTTGCGGAAACGTCCTCTTCAATGGTTACCTGCCTCCACCAG TGTTCCCGGTGAAGCGGCGGAACAGGCATAGCCTGGTGGGGCCCCAGCAAGGAGGGGGACGCCCAGCCCCTGTTCGACGGAGCAACACGATGCCCCCCAACCTGGGCAATGCAGGGCTGCTGGGCCGAATGCTAGATGAgaaagcccctccctccccatcag GGCTACCAGAGGAGCCGGGAATGGTGCGCCTGGTGTGTGGACACCACAACTGGATCGCCGTGGCCTATACCCAGTTTCTTGTCTGCTATAG GCTGAAGGAAGCCTCTGGCTGGCAGCTGGTGTTTTCCAGTCCCCGCCTGGACTGGCCCATAGAGCGACTGGCACTCACAGCCCGGGTGCTCAGTGGGGCCCTGGGTGAGCATGACAAGATGGTGGCAGCAGCCACGGGCAGCGAGATTCTGCTGTGGGCTCTGCAGGCAGAAGGCGGCGGCTCTGAGATAG GAGTCTTCCATCTGGGCGTGCCTGTGGAGGCCTTATTCTTCGTCGGGAACCAGCTCATCGCCACAAGCCACACAGGGCGCATCGGGGTGTGGAATGCCGTCACCAAGCACTGGCAG gtccAGGAGGTGCAGCCCATCACCAGTTACGATGCTGCaggctccttcctcctcctgggcTGCAACAACGGCTCCGTCTACTACGTGG ATGTGCAGAAATTCCCCCTGCGCATGAAGGACAATGACCTCCTTGTCAGCGAGCTCTACCGGGACCCGGCGGAGGATGGAGTCACAGCCCTGAGTGTCTACCTCACTCCAAAGACCA GTGACAGTGGGAACTGGATTGAGATCGCCTACGGCACGAGCTCAGGGGGTGTGCGTGTCATCGTGCAGCATCCCGAGACCGTGGGCTCGGGGCCTCAGCTCTTTCAGACCTTCACCGTGCACCGCAGCCCCGTCACCAAGATCATGCTGTCAGAGAAGCACCTCATCTCAG TCTGTGCCGACAACAACCACGTGCGGACGTGGTCTGTGACTCGCTTCCGTGGCATGATTTCCACCCAGCCTGGCTCCACCCCGCTCGCTTCATTCAAGATCCTGGCGCTGGAATCGGCCGACGGGCATGGCGGCTGCAGTGCTGGCAATGACATTG GCCCCTACGGCGAGCGGGACGACCAGCAAGTGTTCATTCAGAAGGTGGTACCGAATGCCAGCCAGCTCTTCGTGCGTCTTTCCTCCACTGGTCAGCG GGTGTGCTCCGTGCGCTCCGTGGACGGCTCGCCCACCACCGCCTTCACAGTGCTCGAGTGTGAGGGCTCCCGGAGGCTGGGCTCCCGGCCCCGGCGCTACCTGCTCACTGGCCAGGCCAACGGCAGCTTGGCCATGTGGGACCTGACCACCGCCATGGTCGGCCTCGGCCAGGCGCCTG CAGGAGGCCTGACAGAGGAAGAGCTGCTGGAACAGCTGGAGCAGTGCGAACTAGCACCGCTGGCTTCCTTCAGGGgtgctccccccagcccctcgcCCCGGACCTCTCTCACCAG TCTCCACTCAGCCTTCAGCAGCGCCTCCCTGTCCAGCCGCCGTGGGAGCCCGAGCCCCCCACAGGCTGAGGCCCGGCGCCGCTGGGGAGGCAGCTTCGTGGAACGCTGCCAGGAACTGGTGCGGAGCGGGCCGGAGCCCCGGCGGCCACCGACACCGGCCCCCCGGCCCTCCGCGGGTCTCGGGGCTCCCCTTGCACCCCCCAAGATGAAGCTCACTGAAACTTCCTTCTGA